One Nyctibius grandis isolate bNycGra1 chromosome 17, bNycGra1.pri, whole genome shotgun sequence genomic window carries:
- the LOC137671329 gene encoding probable glutamate receptor: MDRGLHFMFCVITTMLLLGESSQAGTTRNADAVSKGTDSRGPGEGLPTLTVTTILEDPYVMVRSAELEGYCIDLLKALAAMLHFSYKVKVVGDGQYGAIASSGNWTGMIGEILRQEADIAVAPLTVTSAREEVVSFTTPFLQTGIGILLRKDTTSQEMAFFHFLAPFSKETWTGLLFAYLLTCFCLFLVARLSPCEWNEPKNEENHFTFLNSLWFGAGALALQGVTPRPKALSVRVIAAVWWLFTIALLAAYIANFTALLSSGSKQLPIQTFEDLVKQRKLEFGTLDGSSTFYFFKNSKNPIHRMIYEYMDKRRDQVLVKTYQEAVQRVMESNYAFIGESISQDLAAARHCNLIRAPEVIGARGFGIATTQASPWTKQLSIAVLKLRESGDLDYLRNKWWESSCLHKSRDRWGPLQPQALGGLFLTLAIGLALGVIAAVVELSNKSRHAAGHVKKSCCSIFTEEMCTRLRIKENARQSQETSGRANA, translated from the exons ATGGACAGAGGTCTTCACTTCATGTTCTGTGTGATTACAACCATGCTGCTCCTGGGAGAATCAAGCCAGGCAG GCACTACAAGGAATGCTGATGCTGTGAGTAAG GGCACTGACTCAAGGGGACCAGGAGAGGGTCTTCCAACTTTGACTGTCACAACAATCCTG GAAGATCCTTACGTGATGGTGAGGAGTGCTGAACTGGAGGGGTACTGCATCGACCTGCTGAAAGCCCTTGCTGCAATGCTTCACTTCAGCTACAAGGTGAAGGTGGTGGGAGATGGGCAGTATGGTGCCATCGCTTCCAGTGGGAACTGGACTGGGATGATTGGCGAGATTTTGAGACAG GAAGCAGACATTGCAGTGGCTCCGCTGACAGTCACGTCGGCAAGGGAAGAGGTGGTCTCCTTCACCACGCCGTTCCTGCAGACTGGGATTGGCATTCTGCTTCGAAAAGACACCACCTCTCAGGAGATGGCTTTCTTCCACTTCCTGGCTCCTTTCAGTAAGGAGACCTGGACTGGCCTTTTATTTGCTTACTTGCTGACGTGCTTCTGCCTCTTTCTTGTTGCCAG ACTGAGCCCCTGTGAATGGAATGAGCCAAAGAACGAAGAGAACCACTTCACCTTCTTAAATAGCCTCTGGTTTGGAGCAGGAGCACTTGCCCTGCAAG GTGTCACCCCCCGGCCCAAGGCGCTCTCTGTGCGGGTCATCGCTGCGGTCTGGTGGCTGTTCACCATCGCCTTGCTGGCTGCCTACATCGCCAACTTCACCGCCCTGCTGAGCTCTGGCAGCAAGCAGCTCCCAATCCAGACCTTTGAAGATCTTGTGAAGCAAAGAAAGCTTGAATTTGGGACACTGGACGGCTCCTCTACTTTCTACTTCTTCAAG AACTCCAAGAATCCCATCCATCGGATGATCTACGAATACATGGACAAGAGACGAGACCAAGTGTTGGTCAAAACCTACCAGGAAGCAGTTCAGCGTGTGATGGAATCAAACTACGCCTTCATTGGTGAATCCATCTCTCAAGACCTTGCAGCTGCCAGGCACTGCAATTTGATCAGGGCCCCTGAAGTGATTGGAGCCAGAGGATTTGGCATCGCCACCACCCAGG CATCCCCGTGGACTAAGCAGCTCTCCATTGCTGTCCTCAAACTGCGGGAGTCGGGGGACCTCGACTACTTGCGTAACAAGTGGTGGGAGAGCAGCTGCCTTCACAAGAGCAGGGACAGATGgggtcccctgcagccccaggctctGGGTGGGCTCTTCCTCACTCTTGCCATTGGCCTGGCCCTGGGAGTGATCGCGGCTGTGGTGGAGCTCTCCAACAAGAGCAGACACGCTGCTGGACACGTAAAG aaatcttGTTGCTccattttcacagaagaaatgtgCACTCGTCTACGTATAAAAGAAAACGCAAGACAAAGCCAGGAGACTTCAGGGAGGGCCAACGCCTAA